Proteins encoded together in one Streptomyces umbrinus window:
- a CDS encoding DUF4255 domain-containing protein — translation MIHEVDEVLKRLLGGGALAGSGIEIAFEAPTRDWAARRNAPAVNAYLYDIREDVSRRQRGQVSVRDERDVIVRRRQPPRWFRLSYLVTAWTKQPQDEHRLLSAVLTTMLPHELLAADELPGALGALGLSVPLTVAGLHTESRSLAEIWSALGGELKPSLDLVVTAPFPAFPEYDVGPPVTEGVVRVRGMDGTLDGSQERTHRPRQPATASDTGEPQQ, via the coding sequence GTGATCCACGAGGTGGACGAGGTCCTCAAGCGGCTGCTCGGGGGCGGCGCGCTCGCCGGTTCCGGCATCGAGATCGCCTTCGAGGCCCCGACCCGCGACTGGGCGGCCCGGCGCAACGCGCCCGCCGTCAACGCCTACTTGTATGACATCCGGGAGGACGTCTCCCGGCGCCAGCGCGGCCAGGTCTCCGTCCGCGACGAACGCGACGTGATCGTGCGCCGCCGCCAGCCGCCCCGCTGGTTCCGGCTGTCGTACCTGGTCACCGCCTGGACCAAACAGCCCCAGGACGAACACCGGCTGCTCTCCGCGGTACTGACCACGATGCTGCCGCACGAACTCCTGGCCGCCGACGAACTCCCCGGCGCACTCGGCGCGTTGGGCCTGTCCGTCCCGCTCACGGTGGCGGGGCTGCACACCGAGTCCCGGTCCCTCGCCGAGATCTGGTCGGCCCTCGGCGGCGAACTCAAGCCGTCCCTCGACCTCGTGGTCACCGCGCCCTTCCCGGCCTTCCCCGAGTACGACGTCGGTCCCCCGGTCACGGAGGGCGTGGTCCGTGTACGCGGCATGGACGGCACGCTGGACGGCTCGCAGGAGCGCACCCACCGGCCACGGCAGCCGGCCACCGCGTCGGACACCGGAGAACCGCAGCAGTGA
- a CDS encoding helix-turn-helix transcriptional regulator, translated as MRSSFGTSAPGTDGSEPRIPVSVHAWDPISREGVLGQLRQHPVIDLREETETGPDTIALLVNDTLDEATLSRLRRLVRSEGARAVLVVSAIRESELLDAIDSGAGAIVWRHEATAHRLVQAVLAASRGDGDLPADLLGRLISQVRSLHRTATGHPGAPPSGLAPREVDVLRLVAEGLDTGEIASKLSYSERTVKNVMHGLTTRLHLRNRAHAVAHALREGYI; from the coding sequence TTGCGCAGCTCATTCGGGACCTCGGCTCCCGGCACGGACGGATCCGAGCCCCGCATACCGGTGTCGGTGCACGCGTGGGACCCGATCTCCCGTGAGGGAGTGCTCGGCCAGCTTCGGCAGCACCCCGTGATCGACCTCCGTGAGGAGACCGAGACCGGGCCGGACACCATCGCCCTGCTGGTCAACGACACACTGGACGAGGCCACCCTCTCCCGGCTGCGCAGACTCGTGCGCAGCGAGGGCGCCCGTGCCGTCCTCGTGGTGAGTGCGATCCGCGAGAGCGAACTCCTCGACGCCATCGACTCCGGCGCCGGGGCCATCGTGTGGCGCCACGAGGCCACCGCGCACCGGCTGGTGCAGGCCGTCCTCGCGGCCTCCCGCGGCGACGGCGATCTGCCCGCCGATCTGCTCGGCCGACTGATCAGCCAGGTGAGGTCGCTGCACCGCACCGCGACCGGCCATCCCGGTGCTCCCCCTTCGGGACTCGCACCGCGTGAGGTGGACGTACTGAGGCTGGTCGCCGAAGGGCTCGACACCGGGGAGATCGCCAGCAAGCTGTCCTACTCCGAACGGACCGTCAAGAACGTGATGCATGGGCTCACCACCCGGCTGCATCTGCGCAACCGGGCGCACGCCGTGGCCCATGCCCTTCGGGAAGGCTACATCTGA